The window GCGGCAACATATTCTTCAGACCCTGGCCGCCAGCAATTGGCAGATCGAGGGGGAGGGGGGCGCGGCGGAACAACTCCGATTGGCACCTAGCACGCTCAGGAGCCGGATCAAAAAACTCGGTCTTCAACGACCGAGTAGACTCTAAATTCTTCAACTCCACATTCTTTCGTTCTACCTGATCCCACTCTTTTCTCCGAAATACCATGGGCTGAAACCACGGTGGGTGGTGGTATGAGCCACGAAGACCACCACGATCCTTCATGGGGTTTCAATACCAGTTCATTAACCTGCCTACTTGCCAATAGCATCTACAGCATTTTCAATGGTCTCTCGTTTCAGTCCGCCTCAATCCAACTGTGGCTTGGTGTATGCATACCGAAAATGGAGCCAGTTACTTTTTATCAATTCGTTAAAGAATTTCGGATCATGAGTTGGAGTTTTATTCGCGATCCTGAGGCGGGAGCAGGAGTTCATGATTTTGGTAGATGTTCTGCTGCTTAGGGGGCAATCCCTGTTCATGAGTAATGAGTGCTCATGAAATTTTTTCTGGACACGGTGAGTCTCACAGAGATTCAAGAGATTGGCAGGCTGGGGGTTCTGGATGGAATAGCCATGAACGCCGCGTTGGTTACTGAGCAGGGGCTGAATTTCTATCAGGGAATTCGAGAAATCTGTCGTTATGTGGATAGTCCGATCAGTGTCGGCGTGTTGAGTGTTGAAGAAGAGGCCATCGTCAAGGAAAGCAAAGAATTATCGAAAATTCACAGGAATGTCCTGGTAAAGTGTCCTTTGACGCCTGCCGGTCTCAAGGCGACTAAGCGGCTGACAGCCGAAGGCATCCGTGTGAATGTGTCTTTGTGTTTTTCACTCACGCAAGCCTTGCTTGCCGCCAAAGCCGGTGCCTGGTGTGTGTCCATTTGCCTTGATCGTACCCGGGATAATCAATCCAAGGGAGACGATATTATTCGAAACATTGTCACCGTCTTTCAAAACTCTGGTCTCTCTACTCAGGTGCTTCTTGCCGGTATCCGTTCTCCTGATGATGTGCTTGAGGCAGCATTAGGGGGAGGGCATATTTGTACAATGCGATTCCCCGTGTTTCAGCAACTTTTTGAGCCTGCGGTGTAATTGTCCTTTCTGATCATATCCTCCGACCCGGACTGTGCTCTTCAGAACTCCTGACCGTTCGAAGCGTGATCGGCTTTGCAGGTATCATATCGTTCTTCGCTATGCTCCGAGTACTTTCCACTTTTGGACTTCCCGTATTTTCTTGAGTGCCGCCGCGTAAATCGGTGGGTGGCCACCACGTCCCACCACGTTCTTTCGTGGGTGAATGATCCGTCTGCGGATGTTATCCCGGAGAAAAACAATGGAAACTTTAGGATTACAAGGGATTGTCCTAGGGCACTGAATTATTTTGATCGGGCATGGCCCATGCAAAGCATTCACCAACATACAGAAAAGACGGGAATGAAATCGGTCAACCCAAGATTACGGCAATGAGGGAAAAACTGGTGCGATAAATTTATCAGAGGAATTTTTTTGGATCTTAGATGTATCCAATGATTTTGGGGGGAGAAAAATGAGTGGAATGCGTGGAAAAATGAAACTGAAAAAGAATGCCGCAGTTTTGTTGATCAGCATGATTGCGGGAATGTTGCTGCTGCCGATCGGTATCGCGCTGCCGATTCTATTTGGAAATGGTGAAGCCATCGCTTCGGGAGGAGGGCAAAGTACCCAGCCTGTGCAGGAAGTTGTGGAGGGTGAGGAAGGCGCAGCGCCGGTCGAAATGGGACGGGATATTTATTACAAGACCGAAGGCGTGGTGTCGAGTGAAACGGCTCCAGTCACCGCGGACAATACGCATGATTATCCCCGCTACGGCAATTTTGAAAGTCGAGTGCTGATTTGGGTGGCGAACCAGCAGCATTTGTATTACGGCAGTTTCGTCTTGGCGGTTCCTATCTTCTGCATGGTGATTGAGTTCATCGGCATGGTGACAAAGGATAAGGCCATGGCGAAGAAATACGACCAGCTGGCCTATGATTTTATCCGAATCAGTCTGACGGCCTATTCGTTGACCGCCATCCTTGGGGGCATTCTCCTTTTCACCTTTCTCACGCTCTATCCCACATTTTTCAGTTATCTCTCAGGGATTTTTCGTCCTGTTATGCACATCTACGCGCTGCTGTTCGTCGCCGAAAGCGGAACGCTGTATATCTACTACTATGGATGGGACAGGATGAGAGAAGGTGTCCTGAAGTGGGTGCATCTCAGTATCGCCGTGGTCCTGAATGTCATTGGAACCGTGCTGATGTTTTTAGCGAATTCGTGGATTGCCTTCATGATGTCCCCGGCAGGGGTGGATGAACAAGGACGGTATCTCGGGAATATCTGGCATGCAATTCATAGCGCGTTGTGGAATCCGCTGAACGTTCATCGAATTTTAGGAAATATGGCATTCGGAGGCAGTGTCGTAGCCGCCTACGCGGCCTATCGGTTTTTATCGGCTAAATCCGATGAAGAGCGCGCCCATTACGATTGGATGGGGTATGTCGCGATGTTTATCGCCGTCATTTTCCTCATTCCATTGCCGTTTGCGGGCTATTGGCTCATGCGGGAGGTCTATGCCTATCGCCAGCAAATGGGAATTACCCTGATGGGAGGCCTCCTCGCCTGGTTGTTTATTATTCAGGCCACCATGATCGGCGCTCTTTTTCTGAGTACGAGTTATTACTTGTGGCAATGCTTCGGCCGGATGCCGGGTGCTGAACGATTTCAACGGTATATTAAATATCTCGTGTTTATTGCGGTCGTGGGATTACTGGTATTTATCACGCCCCATACCATCGTGATGACCCCGGCTGAGTTGAAAGCCATGGGAGGTCAACAGCATCCCGTTTTAGGGAACTATGGGGTGATGTCTGCCAAAAATGGCGGAATCAATATGCTCATCATTGTGACGATTGTGAGTTTCATTTGGTATCAGCGCGGTAATTTAATTCCGGCAGTGAAATGGAAAAAATTCGGCAATATTTTTATGACCTGTTTTTTCGTGGTCGGCAGTCTCAATATTATTTGGTTAGCCATCTATGGGTATTTCATTCCGGCAAACGTGCGAATTGGTCTATCGGTGCCCCAGGTGGCCACTACGATGTCGTGCCTCCTGTTAATGATGCCGATGAATCTGGCCATGCTGAAAAATGCCAAGGTGGCGGGCCCCATTCAATGGGGCAAAATGCCGGCGAGATCGCAGTATGCGCTGATCGCCCTGGCCACGGAATTTACCTGGATGATGGCCTTGATGGGATACATCCGTTCATCAGTCCGCCTCTTCTGGCATGTCAATGAGGTGATGCGGGATAACTCGCCCTGGGCCTATACCCACACCATCGGGTTTGCTGCAAATATGATCTCCTTCAATGTTCTGCTTTTCTGGTCGACGATTCTATTCGTGTTCTGGCTGGCGGCATTTGCCGGTAAAAAATCGCCCCTACCGGAGATGCCCAAAGTGCAAGAATCCCCCGCTGTTCCGCAATTCACACCTCAATCGGTCAGTCGTTCCTGATGGGTTAGCCGGGAACGCTATGGAGGGATGAAGGAATGATGCATTCATAAAACCAGCGCCAGATTAGGGGTTGAAAGGAGCGTTCACGCATTCAAGGTGAGGTGCATACACGGACGGATGTGATGTTGAAGGAGGGCGAGATGATGGAATTTTGGGTTGCAAATCCTCTGATTGAAATGATCTTCGGGATAGTCAGCTTCGTGGGAGTCCTGGTGTTGGGATGGGCCAATCTTATGGTCGATCCCCCCAAAACCGCGGTAGTGATACCTGCCGACTTGAATGTCTGGGAAAGACATCGGTTGAGGCAGTCTCAAAGAAAGGAGGAGTAAAGGGTTTGTGTCGTTAACCGGAATTGGCAACCTTTGTATGGAGGAGCGTTTGATGTTGGTCACAAAAAGGCAATTTTTAAAAATTACAGCAGGCACTGTGGCGGCAGTGGCGTTGGCGGATAACGCGCTGGCGTTGACGGCATTACAACCGGTTGTGGAGGTGGGCAATCCTTTGGGTGAGTACCCGGATCGCTCCTGGGAGAGGGTCTATCACGATCAGTACCGGTATGACAGTTCCTTTACCTGGTGCTGTTCCCCGAATGACACGCATGCCTGTCGTATCCGTGCGTTTGTCCGGAACGGAGTCGTGATGCGCGTAGAGCAAAACTACGATCACCAAACCTATGAGGATATGTACGGGAATCGGGGAACCTTTGCCCATAATCCCCGGATGTGTTTGAAGGGGTATACCTACCATCGACGGGTGTATGGTCCATACCGTTTAAAGGGGCCCTTGATGCGGCGCGGCTGGAAAGCCTGGATGGATGCCGGAAGCCCGGAATTAGATCCAACGGTCATGAGCAAATATAAATTCAATGCGCGCTATTTGGATGATATGTTGCGGGTCTCCTGGGATACCGCGTTTACCTATTTGGCCAAGGCCATGATCGTCATCGCCAATCGGTATAGTGGCGAGGCCGGTGCGAGGCGATTACGGGAACAAGGGTATCCTCCGGAAATGATTGAGATGATGAAGGGCTCAGGAGTCCGGAGCATGAAATTCCGAGCCGGGATGCCTGTGTTAGGTGTCATCGGCAAAATGGGCATTACCCGGATGAACGGCGGATGTGGAGCTTTGTTGGATAGTTGGGTGAGAAAGGTCGGACCGGACAATGCGCAGGGGGGACGGTATTTTAATAATTTGACCTGGCACGGTGATCAGGATCCTTCGCAACCCTTCTGGTCCGGAGCGCAAGCCATCGATTGTGATCTGTCTGACATGCGATTCAGCAAGATGAATACAAGCTGGGGAAAAAATTTCGTCGAAAATAAAATGCCGGAAGCCCATTGGAAACTGGAGTCCATTGAGCGGGGTGGTCGAGTGGTGGTCATTACCCCGGAATACAATCCCACGGCGCAACGGGCAGACTATTGGATGCCGGTCCGACCCGAGACAGATGGAGCGTTATTCCTCGGGGCATGCAAAATTATTTTAGACGATGGCCTTCAGGACAGCGATTTTATTCGATCCAGTACGGATTTCCCCTTGTTGATTCGAACGGATACTCTGCAATATTTGGATCCGCGTGATGTTATTAAAGATTATGCCTTCCCGGATTTCTCCAAATCTTACTCCGGCAAAGTGCAAGGGCTTTCGCCTTCGCAAATTGCTCGTCTTGGAGGGTTTATGGTGTGGGATCTCAATCAGGACAAGGCGGTTCCGCTTCATCGAGAATTGGTGGGTTGGCATTTCAAAAATAGCGGTCTCGATCCGGCGTTGACGGGATCGTTCAGGGTGAAGTTGCTGAGTGGGAGGGAGGCGGATGTCATGCCCCTCTTCCAGATGTATCAAGTCCATCTTCAGGATTACGATCTGGATACTGTCCACCAAATTAATCGATGTCCGAAAGATTTAATTGTGCGATGGGCTCGAGATAACGGGACCATCAAACCGGCTGCGATTCATAATGGAGAAGGCGTCTGCCATTACTTTCATATGACCTCAATGGGGCGTGCGGCTGCCATGGTCATGACCCTGACCGGAAACATGGGAAAATTCGGTTCGGGATGTCATACATGGTCAGGAAACTATAAGGTTGGTGTTTGGGCGGCCACGCCGTGGTCGGGGGAAGGCATCGGGGTTCACACCGGGGAAGATCCGTTCAAGATCACGACGGATCCGAATGCCCATGGGAAAGAAATTAATTACCGTCCCTATTATTACGGCGAAGAGACGACATACTGGAACCACGGCGATACGGCATTAATTGTGAATACGCCCAAATATGGCCGACGGGTGTTTACCGGCAAAACGCATATGCCGACGCCGAGTAAATTCCGGTGGGTGGCGAATGTCAATATTCTCAATAATTCGAAACATCATTATGACATGGTTAAGAATGTGGATCCCCACATTGAAACGATTGTGACTCAGGACATTGAAATGACCTCTGACGTGAATCACGCCGATGTGTCATTTGCGGTAAACGGGTGGATGGAGTTTACCTATCCTGAAATGACCGCCACCGTATCCAATCCCTGGATGCAGGTATGGAAAGGCGGTATCCGGCCGTTGTATGACACGCGGAACGATTTGGATACGGTGGCGGGCGTCGCGGCCAAACTCACCGAAATGACGGGTGATGGCCGCTTCCGCGATTACTTCAAGTTTGTCTATGACAATCGCGTGGACGTGTATGTGCAACGGTTGTTGGATGCCGGTAGCACCTCCTATGGCTATTCGGCGGACACGATGTTGAAATCGGAAAAGGGCTGGATGGTGATGACCCGGACCTATCCTCGTATTCCATTGTGGGAGGAAACCAACGAATCGAAACCGATGTGGACCCGCAGTGGACGACTGGAAACATACCGGGTGGAGCCGGAAGCCATCGAATATGGGGAAAACTTCATCTCGCATCGGGAGGGAACGGAAGCGACACCCTACCTGCCGAATGCGATTATGTCCTCCAATCCGTATATCCGGCCGGATGACTACGGGATTCCAATCACGGCGCAACATCATGACGATAAAACCGTCCGCAACATCAAGTTGCCATGGGCGGAAATTAAACGGTACGCCAATCCACTCTGGGAGAAGGGGTATCAGTTCTATTGCGTGACGCCGAAGACCCGGCATCGGGTGCATAGCCAATGGTCGGTGAACGATTGGGTGCAGATGTATGAATCCAACTTTGGCGATGCTTATCGAATGGATAAGCGGACACCGGGGGTGGGTGAACATCAAATCCACGTCAACCCCTCAGCGGCCAAAGATCGTGGGATCAATGACGGGGACTATGTCTACGTCGATGGAAACCCGGTGGACCGGCCGTATCGTGGCTGGAAGCCCAGTGATCCCTATTACAAGGTGGCGCGGTTGATGATCCGGGCGAAGTACAACCCGGCCTTTCCGTATCATGTCACGATGGCCAAACATGCGCCGTATGTGTCGACGGCGAAGTCGGTGAAGGGGCATGAAACCCGGCCGGATGGACGGGCGATTGCGCTGGATACCGGGTATCAATCGAACTTCCGGTATGGGGCGCAGCAGTCCTTTACCCGCAGTTGGCTGATGCCGATGCACCAATTGGACTCATTGCCCGGCAAAATGGCGAATAAATGGAAATTCAAATGGGGTTTTGAAATTGATCATCATGCGGTCAACACGGTTCCGAAGGAATGTCTCATCCGGATCACGAAGGCGGAGGATGGCGGCATCGGCGGGCGTGGGCCGTGGGAACCGGTCCGGACCGGGTTCACGCCAGGTCAGGAGAATGAGTTTATGATCAAATGGCTGAAGGGTGATCATATTAAGATCAAAGTGTAGGTAAGCTGGAGGCTGGGGATATTTTTTCTATATTGACGTCTAGAAAGAAATATGATGAATACCTCCCCCCAGCCTCCTTCTTTTTTTGTGATCGTTGGACCTAAAAAATTCTTGTAAGCCTTTTATCATGAAAACTGTGGGGGGGAGCAAGATGAACCAGGTAGGACCCGTCGGTGAGCATACCCTCTGTATTTGTGGTGGATGATGATGAGGTGATTCGCTCAAATATTGCGAAAAAACTTTCCCGTTTACACTGCACGGTCCGTGCCTTTGAATCGGGAGAGGCCTTAATGGAATTTTTGAGAGATCATAGGGATGAACCTGATGTAATTTTGGTGGATTATAAAATGGGTGGAATGAATGGGGTGGAAACCCTGCATGCCATTCGAAAAAATTCTTCTGTTCCAGCCATTATCTTTACTGCGTATGAAGGTTGGATAGATCCGCAGGAAATAACACAAATTGGAAATTGTGAGGTCATAATCAAAACCGTTGATCTTCACAATCTCACGCATATGGTGAACGGGGTCTTGGCTTTGAGGAATTTACAAAAAAATGATTGTTGGACTGATACCGGGGGGTTGCCAACTTGAGGGTTGGCGGACCTGGCCCGGGCAGCCCCGAAATTTTCACTGAAACGGAGGATGACAATGCCTGAAGTGTATAATTGGCAGTTAGGACGAAAGATGCTGTATCCGTATGAGGAGCGGCATCCGAAATGGCAGTTCGCGTTTGTCTTTAACATCAACCGGTGTTTGGCGTGTCAAACCTGTTCGATGGCGGACAAGTCGACGTGGCTGTTCAGCAAAGGGCAGGAATACATGTGGTGGAACAATGTGGAGACGAAGCCGTACGGGGGCTATCCGCAGTTCTACGATGTGAAGATCACGCAGTTGATTGAGCAGGTCAATCCGGGCGGGCAGGTGTGGAACGTGCGGGTGGGCCGCAAACACCATGCGCCGTATGGGGTGTTTGAAGGGATGACGATCTTTGATGCGGGCGCCAAGATCGGGCAGGCGGCCATTGGCTACATCCCGACCGACCAGGAATGGCGGTTTGTGAATATTTATGAAGATACGGCCACCTCGATGCGGGCGATTGTGGAAGGGGTGGACAAGACGGGGTTTACGAAAGAAGAGCCGTGGAAAATGCAAGGCAGCAGCTTGCCGGAGCATGAGACGTACTTCTTCTATCTGCAACGCATCTGTAACCACTGTACGTATCCGGGGTGTCTGGCGGCGTGTCCGCGGAAGGCCATCTACAAGCGGCCGGAAGACGGGATTGTGTTGATCGACCAGAACCGGTGCCGGGGGTACAAGAAGTGTGTGGAGCAATGCCCGTTTAAAAAGCCGATGTACCGGGGCACGACGCGGGTGAGTGAGAAGTGTATCGCGTGCTATCCGCGGGTGGAAGGCAAAGACCCCTTAACGGGGGGCGAGCCGATGGAGACGCGGTGTATGGCGGCGTGCGTGGGGAAAATCCGGCTGCAAGGGTTGGTGAAGGTGGGCGATGACGGGCTCTGGGCGGAAGATCGCTGGAATCCGTTGTACTATGCCATTCGGGTGGAACAAGTGGCGTTGCCGTTGTATCCGCAATGGGGCACGGAACCCAACGGGTATTACATCCCCCCGCGGCAGGCACCGCGGGGCTACATCCGGCAGATGTTCGGGCCGGGGGTGGATAATGCGATTGAGAAGTATCTGGTGCCGAGCCGGGAGTTGTTGGCGGTGCTGCAGTTGTGGCGGGCGAGCCAGCAGATCATCTTCCGGTATGACGTGATTCCGGGGCCGAAAGTGTTTGAAACCCAGATCCATGGACGGAAGTTTGAGATGTACAACGACACGGTGTTGGGCTTCAACAAGTCGGGCAAGGAAGCGGTGCGGCAGCAAGTGGAAGAGCCGATTTACATCCGCCCGGCGGAGC of the Nitrospiraceae bacterium genome contains:
- a CDS encoding cytochrome ubiquinol oxidase subunit I; protein product: MKLKKNAAVLLISMIAGMLLLPIGIALPILFGNGEAIASGGGQSTQPVQEVVEGEEGAAPVEMGRDIYYKTEGVVSSETAPVTADNTHDYPRYGNFESRVLIWVANQQHLYYGSFVLAVPIFCMVIEFIGMVTKDKAMAKKYDQLAYDFIRISLTAYSLTAILGGILLFTFLTLYPTFFSYLSGIFRPVMHIYALLFVAESGTLYIYYYGWDRMREGVLKWVHLSIAVVLNVIGTVLMFLANSWIAFMMSPAGVDEQGRYLGNIWHAIHSALWNPLNVHRILGNMAFGGSVVAAYAAYRFLSAKSDEERAHYDWMGYVAMFIAVIFLIPLPFAGYWLMREVYAYRQQMGITLMGGLLAWLFIIQATMIGALFLSTSYYLWQCFGRMPGAERFQRYIKYLVFIAVVGLLVFITPHTIVMTPAELKAMGGQQHPVLGNYGVMSAKNGGINMLIIVTIVSFIWYQRGNLIPAVKWKKFGNIFMTCFFVVGSLNIIWLAIYGYFIPANVRIGLSVPQVATTMSCLLLMMPMNLAMLKNAKVAGPIQWGKMPARSQYALIALATEFTWMMALMGYIRSSVRLFWHVNEVMRDNSPWAYTHTIGFAANMISFNVLLFWSTILFVFWLAAFAGKKSPLPEMPKVQESPAVPQFTPQSVSRS
- a CDS encoding molybdopterin-dependent oxidoreductase, encoding MLVTKRQFLKITAGTVAAVALADNALALTALQPVVEVGNPLGEYPDRSWERVYHDQYRYDSSFTWCCSPNDTHACRIRAFVRNGVVMRVEQNYDHQTYEDMYGNRGTFAHNPRMCLKGYTYHRRVYGPYRLKGPLMRRGWKAWMDAGSPELDPTVMSKYKFNARYLDDMLRVSWDTAFTYLAKAMIVIANRYSGEAGARRLREQGYPPEMIEMMKGSGVRSMKFRAGMPVLGVIGKMGITRMNGGCGALLDSWVRKVGPDNAQGGRYFNNLTWHGDQDPSQPFWSGAQAIDCDLSDMRFSKMNTSWGKNFVENKMPEAHWKLESIERGGRVVVITPEYNPTAQRADYWMPVRPETDGALFLGACKIILDDGLQDSDFIRSSTDFPLLIRTDTLQYLDPRDVIKDYAFPDFSKSYSGKVQGLSPSQIARLGGFMVWDLNQDKAVPLHRELVGWHFKNSGLDPALTGSFRVKLLSGREADVMPLFQMYQVHLQDYDLDTVHQINRCPKDLIVRWARDNGTIKPAAIHNGEGVCHYFHMTSMGRAAAMVMTLTGNMGKFGSGCHTWSGNYKVGVWAATPWSGEGIGVHTGEDPFKITTDPNAHGKEINYRPYYYGEETTYWNHGDTALIVNTPKYGRRVFTGKTHMPTPSKFRWVANVNILNNSKHHYDMVKNVDPHIETIVTQDIEMTSDVNHADVSFAVNGWMEFTYPEMTATVSNPWMQVWKGGIRPLYDTRNDLDTVAGVAAKLTEMTGDGRFRDYFKFVYDNRVDVYVQRLLDAGSTSYGYSADTMLKSEKGWMVMTRTYPRIPLWEETNESKPMWTRSGRLETYRVEPEAIEYGENFISHREGTEATPYLPNAIMSSNPYIRPDDYGIPITAQHHDDKTVRNIKLPWAEIKRYANPLWEKGYQFYCVTPKTRHRVHSQWSVNDWVQMYESNFGDAYRMDKRTPGVGEHQIHVNPSAAKDRGINDGDYVYVDGNPVDRPYRGWKPSDPYYKVARLMIRAKYNPAFPYHVTMAKHAPYVSTAKSVKGHETRPDGRAIALDTGYQSNFRYGAQQSFTRSWLMPMHQLDSLPGKMANKWKFKWGFEIDHHAVNTVPKECLIRITKAEDGGIGGRGPWEPVRTGFTPGQENEFMIKWLKGDHIKIKV
- a CDS encoding response regulator, with product MSIPSVFVVDDDEVIRSNIAKKLSRLHCTVRAFESGEALMEFLRDHRDEPDVILVDYKMGGMNGVETLHAIRKNSSVPAIIFTAYEGWIDPQEITQIGNCEVIIKTVDLHNLTHMVNGVLALRNLQKNDCWTDTGGLPT
- a CDS encoding fructose-6-phosphate aldolase (similar to novel fructose-6-phosphate aldolase from Escherichia coli; enzyme from Methanocaldococcus janaschii shows transaldolase activity); this encodes MKFFLDTVSLTEIQEIGRLGVLDGIAMNAALVTEQGLNFYQGIREICRYVDSPISVGVLSVEEEAIVKESKELSKIHRNVLVKCPLTPAGLKATKRLTAEGIRVNVSLCFSLTQALLAAKAGAWCVSICLDRTRDNQSKGDDIIRNIVTVFQNSGLSTQVLLAGIRSPDDVLEAALGGGHICTMRFPVFQQLFEPAV
- a CDS encoding nitrate oxidoreductase subunit beta, which codes for MPEVYNWQLGRKMLYPYEERHPKWQFAFVFNINRCLACQTCSMADKSTWLFSKGQEYMWWNNVETKPYGGYPQFYDVKITQLIEQVNPGGQVWNVRVGRKHHAPYGVFEGMTIFDAGAKIGQAAIGYIPTDQEWRFVNIYEDTATSMRAIVEGVDKTGFTKEEPWKMQGSSLPEHETYFFYLQRICNHCTYPGCLAACPRKAIYKRPEDGIVLIDQNRCRGYKKCVEQCPFKKPMYRGTTRVSEKCIACYPRVEGKDPLTGGEPMETRCMAACVGKIRLQGLVKVGDDGLWAEDRWNPLYYAIRVEQVALPLYPQWGTEPNGYYIPPRQAPRGYIRQMFGPGVDNAIEKYLVPSRELLAVLQLWRASQQIIFRYDVIPGPKVFETQIHGRKFEMYNDTVLGFNKSGKEAVRQQVEEPIYIRPAERVNWL